In Aspergillus luchuensis IFO 4308 DNA, chromosome 1, nearly complete sequence, the following are encoded in one genomic region:
- a CDS encoding uncharacterized protein (COG:G;~EggNog:ENOG410QD9A;~InterPro:IPR020846,IPR011701,IPR036259;~PFAM:PF07690;~SMCOG1137:Major facilitator superfamily MFS 1;~TransMembrane:12 (i45-66o86-108i115-134o140-161i173-196o208-226i247-269o281-301i313-333o339-362i374-396o408-429i);~antiSMASH:Cluster_1.13;~go_function: GO:0022857 - transmembrane transporter activity [Evidence IEA];~go_process: GO:0055085 - transmembrane transport [Evidence IEA]) gives MDPTKEGDICTVDQAAPSDNEKSDDSQTLVDSEHSSSFPEGGWRAWLVVLGAWCAIFPTMGIMNLYGLLEDWLAEHQLHGYSKASISWIFSLWLFFFYLGGIQIGPIFDAHGARYLLVPGCIGMTLSMMFLSVSHAYYQFILGFSILGGLSASAVYTPSAACITHWFLKKRGLATGIATTGGGIGGIIFTNVFGILSNKIGFPWTIRILGFIFLASLMVSLLTLEARLPPSPSAGSKIDIRALKEPVFTMTSIAVIFAEIGLIVLVTYYPSYAQSHGITGALSYQLMTIMSATSIFGRVIPGLLADIWGRFNVMFGTCAICTILSFGLWFTAGTDRARILAFAALIGFWSGPAISLTPVCVAQISKTESYGKRFGTTIAMMAFALLVAIPVAGEILKGQNRGTVETEYSGLIGFCGAAYAGACLFLFLAKGASVGWRVTKVF, from the exons ATGGATCCAACAAAGGAAGGTGATATTTGCACCGTGGATCAAGCAGCCCCGAGTGATAACGAGAAAAGTGATGATTCCCAGACGCTTGTCGACAGCGAACACTCGTCATCTTTTCCggaaggaggatggcgagCATGGTTAGTAGTCTTGGGCGCATGGTGCGCCATCTTCCCGACGATGGGTATAATGAATCTGTACGGGTTGTTGGAAGACTGGCTGGCAGAACACCAGCTACATGGATATTCAAAAGCATCAATCTCGTGGATATTCAGCTTGTGgctatttttcttttatcttgGTGGCATCCAGATCG GGCCTATATTTGATGCACATGGTGCCAGATACCTCCTCGTACCTGGCTGCATTGGCATGACCTTGTCGATGATGTTCCTCAGCGTCTCCCACG CATACTACCAATTCATCTTGGGATTTAGCATACTAGGTGGGCTCTCCGCGTCAGCAGTGTACACACCCAGTGCTGCGTGCATCACGCACTGGTTTCTCAAAAAACGAGGTCTGGCGACCGGGATCGCAACGACAGGGGGAGGCATTGGAGgaatcatcttcaccaatgTGTTCGGAATCCTGAGCAATAAGATTGGATTCCCCTGGACAATTCGCATCCTGGGATTTATATTCCTCGCTAGCCTAATGGTCAGCCTGCTTACTCTTGAAGCACGTCTCCCACCTAGTCCATCGGCAGGGAGCAAGATCGACATTCGCGCCCTCAAGGAGCCCGTCTTTACTATGACATCCATCGCAGTCATTTTCGCAGAAATCGGCCTGATAGTGCTAGTCACTTATTATCCGTCTTATGCACAATCGCACGGCATCACTGGCGCCCTTTCCTACCAGCTCATGACGATCATGAGCGCAACTTCTATCTTCGGCCGTGTCATTCCGGGACTTCTAGCGGATATATGGGGCCGCTTCAACGTTATGTTTGGAACCTGTGCTATATGTACTATTTTGTCCTTTGGGCTGTGGTTTACAGCAGGCACCGACAGGGCACGCATCCTGGCTTTCGCGGCATTGATCGGATTCTGGAGCGGACCAGCGATCAGTCTGACACCCGTCTGCGTGGCTCAAATCTCGAAAACCGAGAGCTATGGCAAACGATTCGGAACAACAATCGCAATGATGGCGTTCGCCTTGTTAGTTGCCATTCCTGTGGCTGGTGAGATCTTGAAGGGGCAGAATCGGGGGACAGTAGAGACGGAGTATTCCGGCTTGATTGGGTTCTGTGGGGCGGCGTATGCTGGAGCTTgcctgtttctgtttctggcCAAAGGGGCCAGTGTTGGCTGGCGGGTGACCAAAGTATTTTGA
- the CDC16 gene encoding anaphase promoting complex subunit CDC16 (BUSCO:EOG09260S5R;~COG:D;~EggNog:ENOG410PG4I;~InterPro:IPR013026,IPR019734,IPR011990;~PFAM:PF13374,PF13432,PF12895;~SMCOG1272:TPR repeat-containing protein;~antiSMASH:Cluster_1.13;~go_function: GO:0005515 - protein binding [Evidence IEA]): protein MEKFLRSWRQDALNRGQHDAAIYIGDKVLALTNSDSDAFWLAQVHFSNNNYARALALLSRKDLISRSTACRYLAAHCHIKQNQFDQALAVLGDHNPTHLIRSSNSRRKIQHLNGQSHVTLRNGKTTASRIDRGEEREREDASNVRFEAAMCYLRGLCFAKQNAFDRARDCYKDAVRIDVQCFEAFDQLMKNSLMSPAEELEFLESLDFDSVSSPDPSVAQEAAHFTKMLYTTRLSKYSSPTILSDATETLSTHYNLAENADILLSRAEALYTQCRFAEALELTSSVLSTSQSAASSQMTPAIHISAQSHLGHPPAVYPLHLACLYETGATNALFLLSHTLADHAPEESYTYLAIGVYYLSVSKIAEARRYFSKASLLDPHSAPAWIGFAHTFAAEGEHDQAIAAYSTAARLFQGSHLPQLFLGMQHLALNNMSLAHEYLSAAYAMSTGAASGSAPSIRANPSELTSLGGDPLVLNELGVVLYHQNHLEGAVELLRQSLTLATSLQCEPGAWVATRANLGHALRRIGQFQESLAEFDECLRIGAAGASFGYSPFLGGSGGNASGVASSGVGGYEDRGLIGSLHTARGLVLLELNRTMEAVTALHEAVRVLGASGGGDAAGGAGIAGTLLSRALEIWALEGQEEPVVLEDARTTTSRSSTRSSKGKGKVSRRRGTVDEAYAEEWTDEVAHVDSQTTVTEETAGDRVEMELDDEADGLLRQAMSRVRGGRSKRQPGVSREMEMNDTPGPAGGRSRGSRMRSNARHS from the exons ATGGAGAAGTTTCTGCGCTCCTGGCGTCAGGATGCGCTGAACCGGGGCCAGCATGATGCGGCCATCTACATCGGCGATAAAGTACTCGCGCTGACCA ACAGTGACTCCGATGCCTTTTGGCTCGCCCAAGTACACTTTTCGAACAACAACTACGCCCGTGCCTTGGCCCTCCTGTCGCGGAAAGACCTGATCTCGAGAAGTACGGCCTGTCGCTATCTGGCTGCGCACTGCCACATCAAGCAGAATCAGTTCGATCAAGCACTTGCAGTCCTAGGCGACCATAATCCTACGCACCTTATACGCAGCAGCAATAGTCGCCGCAAAATCCAACACCTTAACGGTCAGAGCCATGTTACCTTGCGGAACGGAAAGACGACAGCGTCGCGCATCGATCGGGGCGAAGAGCGAGAGCGGGAGGACGCAAGTAACGTTCGGTTTGAGGCGGCGATGTGTTACCTACGGGGACTCTGCTTTGCGAAACAGAATGCGTTTGACCGGGCTCGCGACTGCTACAAGGACGCCGTACGCATCGATGTGCAGTGCTTCGAGGCTTTTGACCAGCTTATGAAGAATTCCCTCATGTCTCCCGCAGAGGAGCTGGAATTCCTCGAGTCGCTTGATTTCGACTCTGTCTCGAGTCCCGACCCCTCAGTCGCCCAGGAGGCCGCCCATTTCACGAAGATGCTTTACACCACCCGATTGTCGAAATATTCCTCGCCGACAATCCTCTCCGACGCTACCGAAACACTCTCAACGCACTACAACCTAGCGGAGAATGCGGACATCCTGCTTTCTCGCGCAGAAGCTCTATATACGCAATGCCGTTTTGCCGAAGCTTTAGAACTTACTTCGTCAGTTCTGTCCACATCTCAGTCTGCAGCATCGTCGCAAATGACGCCTGCAATTCATATTTCCGCTCAAAGCCACCTGGGACATCCGCCGGCCGTATACCCCTTGCATTTGGCTTGCTTGTATGAGACGGGCGCCACAAACGCCCTGTTCCTTTTGTCCCATACGCTTGCCGATCACGCTCCCGAGGAGTCTTATACATATCTCGCAATCGGTGTTTACTACCTATCTGTCTCTAAAATTGCGGAAGCTCGACGCTACTTCTCCAAAGCGTCTCTTTTGGACCCGCATTCTGCGCCAGCATGGATTGGCTTCGCTCATACCTTCGCTGCCGAAGGAGAGCACGATCAGGCCATTGCAGCGTATAGCACTGCAGCTCGGCTTTTCCAGGGCAGTCATCTACCACAGCTCTTCTTGGGAATGCAACATCTTGCGCTGAACAACATGTCCTTGGCCCATGAGTATCTGTCGGCCGCCTATGCCATGTCGACTGGGGCTGCGTCCGGCTCGGCTCCTTCGATAAGGGCGAATCCATCGGAACTCACATCGTTAGGCGGTGACCCGCTCGTCCTTAATGAGCTTGGTGTGGTTTTGTATCACCAGAACCACCTCGAAGGCGCTGTCGAGTTGCTCCGCCAGTCCCTCACACTAGCCACATCGCTTCAATGTGAACCTGGGGCCTGGGTTGCCACGAGAGCCAACCTCGGACACGCGCTGCGCCGTATCGGTCAATTCCAAGAGTCACTGGCCGAGTTTGACGAGTGTCTTCGCATTGGTGCGGCAGGTGCGAGCTTCGGGTACAGCCCGTTCTTAGGGGGCAGCGGCGGCAATGCCTCTGGGGTCGCATCATCTGGAGTTGGAGGCTACGAGGATCGAGGATTGATTGGATCCCTGCACACTGCTCGCGGTCTGGTCCTATTGGAGCTGAACCGCACCATGGAAGCCGTAACAGCCCTGCACGAAGCAGTACGTGTTTTGGGAgccagtggtggtggtgatgcagCGGGTGGTGCCGGCATTGCTGGCACGCTCTTATCGCGGGCACTGGAAATCTGGGCATTAGAAGGCCAGGAAGAGCCTGTGGTGTTAGAAGATGCCCGGACTACCACAAGCCGCAGCTCAACACGGTCATCcaagggaaaggggaaagtgTCTCGACGACGTGGGACAGTGGACGAGGCATACGCCGAGGAATGGACTGATGAGGTTGCTCACGTCGACAGCCAAACAACAGTCACAGAGGAGACAGCGGGAGACAGGGTGGAAATGGAacttgatgatgaggccgaTGGACTTCTCCGCCAAGCTATGAGCCGTGTACGCGGCGGACGAAGCAAACGACAGCCGGGAGTGAGtcgggagatggaaatgaaCGACACGCCAGGCCCGGCGGGAGGGCGCAGCCGAGGGTCACGGATGCGAAGCAACGCTAGACATAGTTGA
- a CDS encoding Saf4/Yju2 family protein (BUSCO:EOG092655M5;~COG:S;~EggNog:ENOG410PHJD;~InterPro:IPR007590,IPR043701;~PFAM:PF04502;~antiSMASH:Cluster_1.13;~go_process: GO:0000398 - mRNA splicing, via spliceosome [Evidence IEA]) yields the protein MSERKVLTKYYPPDFDPSAITRTPKHLRQQGPKVITVRLMAPFSMKCTKCGEFIYKGRKFNARKETTSEKYFSIPIYRFYIRCTRCSGEITFLTDPKNMDYRAERGAKRNFEPWRDRSKAEETAEETEEQVLDRLEREEGENVEQEERDKMAELEEKMLDSKREMAIADALDEIRTRNARIERGGAGGSEVALGAVREERDEEAERVEREIEEVARRAFRTEEGEMVRRLVVEDEGGLDNGVGASGSGTANASGAGEMPPPPAPSFARVKKAKKPAVNSLGIKKKAKPSLV from the exons ATGTCCGAGCGAAAGGTCCTCAC GAAATACTACCCCCCGGATTTCGATCCCAGCGCAATCACGCGCACACCGAAGCACCTTCGCCA ACAAGGCCCCAAAGTAATAACCGTCCGACTGATGGCGCCCTTCTCCATGAAATGCACGAAATGCG GCGAATTCATTTACAAAGGCCGCAAATTCAACGCACGAAAAGAAACCACATCAGAAAAATACTTCTCTATCCCGATCTACCGCTTCTACATCCGGTGCACGCGGTGCAGCGGAGAAATCACCTTTTTGACGGATCCCAAGAACATGGATTACCGGGCGGAGCGGGGCGCGAAGCGCAACTTCGAGCCGTGGCGGGATAGAAgcaaggcggaggagacggcggaggagacggaggagcagGTGCTTGATCGGCTGGAgcgggaggaaggggagaatgtggagcaggaggagagggataagatggcggagttggaggagaagatgttggATTCGAAGCGGGAGATGGCGATTGCGGATGCGTTGGATGAGATTAGGACGAGGAATGCGCGGATTGAGAGGGGTGGGGCTGGGGGGTCGGAGGTGGCGTTGGGGGCtgtgagggaggagagggatgaggaggcggagagggtggagagggagattgaggaggtggcgaggagggcgtttaggacggaggagggggagatggtTAGGAGGTTGGttgtcgaggatgaggggggtcTTGATAATGGGGTGGGTGCGAGTGGGAGTGGCACTGCTAATGCCAGCGGTGCTGGGgagatgccgccgccgccggcgcCTTCGTTTGCGAGGGTGaaaaaggccaagaagccTGCTGTCAATAGCTTGgggatcaagaagaaggccaagccgTCGTTGGTTTAG